Below is a window of Humulus lupulus chromosome 9, drHumLupu1.1, whole genome shotgun sequence DNA.
TCCGATGACGAGGAGCGTTTCGCGACGGCGATGGAGGCTCGACAAACGGGACAATTGGAGTTAGCGTCCAGCCATGGATTTATACAACCACTGTGAAACGCATGCTTGCACTCACTCAACGCcttcacatcttctccatcacaGAACCCCATCAAACACACCGGGCACTCCTCTCCCATCTCCTTCAAGTCTCTCTCTTTCTTGTACTTCACCACGTCCGATGGCTTCGGCCCCTCCGTGACATCGCTTGCGGCGGCGCTGCTCGGTCTGCCGCTGGAGATCTGGCGCCGGGGCCGGAAGGGGTCCTGAGGGCATTTGATGGCGAAGAAGATGGTGTAGATCAAGGCTGGGATGGAGATGACGGCCAGCAGGCCTAGGATGAATTCGAGGGCTGAGAGATCGACGGAGCGCGGTGGCGCCGGGAAGGGAGGTGGCGGTCGGAAAATGATGGTGGTGGTGACGGTGGCTGGAGGGTATGCGGTGGTGGTGCCCatgagagaagaagaggaagagggTGGAGGCAGCTGAGATAATAGagtggtttggtttggtttggcaTTGTGGATGTGGTTGTGGTTGAGAATCACCCTattctttttcctcttctttcttttgtctttattttatttttaatcaattaAAATCAAGGGAAATCAATAATTGGCTTCACTtgactattaatttatttttaaagataTATGCGAAGTTAGGTACATACCttgattattctttttttttaagatgaaattacattttatatgtgaTTTTTAATAGATTTTGTAAAAATGtggttttttatttaaaaagttaatTTATGGCTTTTCtaggaatttttatttttatggatttattttatcatatttttatataaaagttaGTTTATGTCGTAACTTTACTcataatcaagttttattaatttggaagtatatgtttgtaatttgattatctTTTTaagtttatttgatttttttatataactatttttatattaaatttttctttagttgttttgcaatttttttttaatatcaattGTGTTTatcactttatttatttattataaacatttttttctttttttttttagattgtacattttttttcaaagtctaagtaaggtaactagttacttgattcatttttcacagttatgtaaaaaaaattgatagACCTAGGTTATAACATGTATCAGAAAAGGTAATCAGTTACCCTGAGAGAAGTAATCTTCTGCCATAAAAAGGGTAGTCAGTTATCATACGAGGGGTGACGAGTTagttatattaaatatgaaaagaaccATTAAATTTGAAGAGAAAAAAATACATGATCTTATCTTATaacccaaaaatatacacacatatcaGAACGTGGAGGTAAtcggttaccataaagaacccagaaatatacactcATActagaacgtgaaggtaaccagttaccataaagaacccaaaaatatacacatatCAAAACGtcaaggtaaccagttacttattgtagatctgaagatagaaaaaaaatcccaaaaatatacacacatactagaacgtgaaggtaaccggttaccataaagaacccaaaaataaaaacaaatatcaGAACGTAAAGGTAAccggttaccataaagaacccaaaaataaaaacaaatatcagaacgtgaaggtaactagttacctattgCAGACCTGAAGATAGGGAAAAAAATAGATCCAAAGAAAACAAACAAGTTTTGATCTTTAACTCGAGAAGAAGAAAGTATATATGTAATAATATGAGCAATTATTTatctaaacttagaaaaaaaattacaagttagttttagatctaaaaaaaaaagttttgatctaaaaaaaaatttgttctgAAAATTTGAAAAAAAGAGTAAGAATAGTTGGTCGGAGATGGAGGTCGCTAGAGATGGCAAACAAATATTGTAGCAGAACATGGCTGGAATTGTTCTTGATCGGAACTTGAAGATCTCGTTGGAGTTTTGAAGTTGTTGCCGGAGGTGGAAGGTGTTGTTGAAGTTTGGGTGTCTTGGCTGTAGACACGATTTTGTGTGGAAATACTTTTGGTGGACTCAAGTTTCAACAGATGAGTTTTTGCTATGTTAATTACTATAGCACTCCTCTTTTTGctgatttgtttttgtttaattttgaatTCCTATATGTGATTAGTTTTCCCGTAAACTCagtttttgtttattaattttttctaTATAAATTAGAAATTTTTTAATTCTCATGTTTTTGCACAGTATTAATGGCTAAAAagttatttttatgaaaaaaatccattttttaataattacccaTTAAAAAGAGATCACTATAAAGAAATAATAGTTTAATACTTGGGTGTTATGAGGAAATAAGGCTTtgccttttt
It encodes the following:
- the LOC133801458 gene encoding RING-H2 finger protein ATL33-like, translating into MGTTTAYPPATVTTTIIFRPPPPFPAPPRSVDLSALEFILGLLAVISIPALIYTIFFAIKCPQDPFRPRRQISSGRPSSAAASDVTEGPKPSDVVKYKKERDLKEMGEECPVCLMGFCDGEDVKALSECKHAFHSGCINPWLDANSNCPVCRASIAVAKRSSSSDGNSNSSSNSNSNSNSRVVTRSSGRDDDRHQGMPDSSNLV